The DNA region TcacaatgaaaatatgacgGTAATGCTTTTCCACAACTTGCCTCGATAATTCAATTTGCCGCTTCTGGTTGGTTGGTGTTTGCAGGCTTCAGCCAAAATGCGGAACCCGGTGGAAAGGAGAGGCGGAACGTTGCTGGAGGGGAAACTGCGGGGCATCCTTACGACGATTCCGGACTTATGACCAATCCTGACAGTGTCTTCGTAACGAGCACGCAAAGGGCGAAGCAGCCTTTCGAGTAACGTATAATTGTATAGctatgtataattaaataagCAGAGTCAGAAGAAAATATTCCTTGTCTTTGAGAATTAATGATTCAGGGgacttttattttccttcgacGAGACGATCTTGTGATTCGAAATCGTCAGGGCAGCTGACGCTGCTCTCAACTGGCAGCTGCAATAGCGCGGAATTACTTTTTGCGggagtgaaaaaatagaacGGGAACAAAGCGTTGGAGAATCGAAAGTCCCTTCTTGATCTTGATAGTCTGGGTTCTTTGACCGAGTCGAATGAACGAACGGCGGAATGAACGGCGAGGTAAAAGGTGATGAGAGAAAAAGGGTCGTGGCTTGAATGGGGAGGCTGAAGGGCGAAACTTCTTGATATTTCTTTGGCGAGTCGAGAAGGTAGCGctggaagaagagaagagaagagagagagagaaaattcataatttgttGTCCATTAGCTGGGAGGCGTTTTCCAGAGGCGAGGGAACGCTCGAGGAGAGAAAGGAGCTCTTAGCAAGGAACGCCAGAGAAGAATCAGAAGTGGTAGAGGAGGCCGTGATGCTGCAGGGCAATAAAAAGGCCGCTGAGGCATTCGCGACTTCGGCGTCACCGGCGGAGGTGGGCAAATCAAACCATCAAGACATCAACGAGACGAGTGAGTATTCAAGTCGTGATTCGTTTCCTCGGCCCTCGCGGTATACGCCGAGATGTAATTTTCTCGTCGAGTTATGCTGGGCCGTAATGTACCGCATTTCGGACCACGTATATATAGTGGAGCTCGAGTGGTTGAAAAGCTGAAAAGATTCCCTCCGTCCCCGGCTCTGTGTCCCATATTTATGAACCGTTACAGCAACCCTTCTTCCACCTCCGCGCAAGAAGAGCCGAAACAGGGTCGGCGAACGACGTCGTAGGCTGAAACAGTTCCTGGCAGTAATGTCCCGCGGAAACGAGAGTAATGCGACGGCCTCGAGTATCTCAGGCGCTCCTCGTCCAGGTCGCCGAGTTAACACCGAGCTGAACAGCGTGGTCCGGAGGCCTAAGAAAGACAGATTGAACACGGAGCACGGAAGGGTGTCTCAGCGGCGAAAGTCTGGCAGGACGAATCCCGGTGGAGATAAAGAGCTCAAGGAGGCCAGGGAGCGGAGGAAGAGGCTGAGGATGGAGAGGCGGAGAAGACGGGCCAGAGAGAGGCGACGGAGGAACAAGATCCACGATGGTTCGAAGGGAGGAAAAGGCCGGAGGAACCGGAAGCAGAAAGAGCCGGCAAACGTTGAACTCAAGGCTGTACCTCGGGTGAGCGAAATGAAACTATCGCGAGGGCGCGTCTCCGTCGATCAGCAGCGCGACGAGCCGCTCACCCCTGGACCAACGCTCGAAGAAGGGACTTCCGGTGGTCGGAAAAAGCTCCAGGATCATCGAGACCAGCGTCAGGAGAACGTGGAGAGGGAATTCTCGAAGCAGTTTGAAAAGGAGCTTTCGAGGTCCGCTCAGCCCTTGACAGCTGGTCGTCCGATGCCGCAGCCCAAAGTGGTCGATGGAAAGGTTGGGAATCTGGAGGATCTGCGATTCGCCGGTGAAAAGATCCTCGGATATTCCGGTTCGGAGAACGAACTGCCCTCCGACGACGCCAACAATGAGGTTTTCCCCGCCAACCACCTCGAGCATTATCGAGATTACATAACCAACGGTCTACTGCTCGGCCAAACTTCCACCAAACTCCGGGGCGATTCATACGCCGAGAATTCAAAGCTCCACCGGGAGACCGCCACTTTCCCTGGGAATTCGTCGGAGGCTGAAAATTCCATTTCGAACGGTCGGGATTCCGATGAAGTTTGGAGAACGGATGTCAGCGACATGAAGGGTGATCTGTCGTGCATAAATGGCACCTTCTTGCCGGCGCCATTGTCCAGGAACGCGTTGATCAAATACGTCAAGTAAGTATAAAAGGTCATTTCCACGACTCGTCAGGGAATAAGAACTGCACAGGGTTTCTGCCAAAGGTCTTCGACGCCGGGCCACGAGTATCTCGAGGCAGACTACGAATGCACGCCGGGATACAGCATGGCGACAAAGGCTTGTCGTCTGCTCTGCAAGGACCGTCGGTGGATCGGCGACATGCCCAGGTGTAAGCTGCGACGAAATCCGAACGACCTTTGCGCCGATTTTCAGTGCGACCAGGTCTGCAGAGAAGTCAACGGCACCCCGATGTGCACCTGCTACAAGGGATTCCGCCAAGAGGGAATCAAGTGCATCGGTGAGTCTCGCCGTCGACGCAACGCCAGAtaattctcttttttccattttaacgcacgtatcaatttttcattgaacaGACGTTAACGAGTGTGAGAATGGAAACGGTGGGTGCGAATTCATCTGTCTAAATACCCCCGGCTCCTATCGCTGCGAGTGTCCGAAGGGCATGAGGCAAGGGGAGAACAGATATACATGCATGGGTAAGCTCAACAGAAATAATTCGAGACAAGATCAACTTTCGACTTTTTATAACTATATTGTAGCTAAAGTTTACCCGAAACAGGTAAAGCGGTTCAAAATCCTTACGATTCACCGATTGCTGAGCGTGCATTGAAATGCTTTTGATAAAGCGTTTCGATTCAGTGTTCGCGGTGTCTCAATTATACTGACAGTGTTTGAAGTCACTGAGACTGAGTACAtgaaagcatttttttttctttatactctGACTTATGAAACCATCTACGCATTGACATCTCATCCATTTGACATATTGAAAAAACTTACCAGCAACCATCGTTGAATGATCAGGAATTGGGAAGCTCCTTTAGCATGATGTGATTTGAAGACACCACCGATCGATATAGTAGGTACCTTCGATAGAGTTTCTTTTCGTGTTAAACAGACATAAACGAGTGTCTGTTAAACAACGGCCACGGACCGTGTCAGGATACTTGCCGGAATTTCGAGGGAGGATACGGGTGCTCGTGCGAAGGGCTTCCAGGGACGGTGCTGGGGCCCAACAATCATACCTGTCAGGACGCAGGACCCTGCGGCACAAGCAACGCCGGATGCTCTCATACGTGCCTGTCGACAATGGGGAGGGTCTTTTGTCTCTGTCCCGACGGCTTCATGCTCGAGGATGATTGGAAGACCTGCCAAGGTGAGAGTCCAAATTGCCACCACATGACACAACCTGTAAAGGAGATAAACTGGCTTCACATAACTATCCGAACCTTTTGCCATTTCCCAGACGTAGACGAGTGCGCGGTACCTGACCTACAGTCCGTCGTTTGTCAGCACGGGTGTATCAACACGCCGGGATCCTACCGGTGTTCAAAACCATCGGAAATGAACGACGAACCGCCCTCTGACGTTCCCAAAAAGTCCTGCGAACTGGGATTTGAACCCTCCGTCAACAACGGATGCGTTGGTGAGTCTTCCAATATTATGACGAGTTGAAAGTTTGTTTTAAACCAACGAAAGTGACGTTTGTCCATCAAATTATGATTTCACTGAACTGTGAACGGTCAAACTAATGGTCAATATCTGAATAGTAGAATCGGTGTATATTCTAAGAGTTGAATAACTTTTGTGAAGATGGAGTAATGAAACCAGGTAGACCAACAGCGTTATGTAATTGTTGACTTCATTCACCATGAGTAACGCCAATTTCGCGTAATATGGATGTAGTAACTATCCAATGAGTTCCACTAAACGAAATAAATGATCCTATCGTATAGGCGTACGACTAATACAATTCTGCCAGTGTAGAGTTTAAGTGTGATTAACGCGCCTCGAACAAACATTATTATATTGCCAAGTACAAGCGTTCAAAGAAGTTTCACTAGTAGAGAaacggagagaaagaaagaatccTTTGAGTTTCATATCTTTGTTCAAGGACTCGGAAATTCACTTTGCTTCGACGAGAAAGAAGCCCTGAATTCCGTTGAACAGTGCAATCACTCAACTTGCACGTAAGTTCGCCCTCGTTAACGGCCACGTTCGACATTTGAAGTGCGTATTCCATTCTATTTCCGGCAGTATCCGTAGCTTCGTTAAAAGTCAAACAAATTACAGGCTCGTCTATACATTCCTCTGACGAATGTTAATGAGTTTTTTCCTCCATGTATACACTTTCGGAGGAAAATACGCGACGCCGACGCAGATAGTTTATACCTACAATTTTAATCACCACTGCGAATACTTAAACATTGCTAATTATTTACATACCTGATAATTTATTGACACTTCATCTCCTCCGGTTTACCAAACTTGTGAAAAGGTTGAAGCGCGAGCTGGAAAAGTCCATTAATCGGGGTAAAACTTGAATGCGCGATATTGTTACTAAAGCTGTCAATTGTTTAGCGGTTCATCGGGGAGAGGAATTTTCCGATAACGCAAACATTACCGTTCAAACATGTCCGGGGCTACTTGAAACGGACAATAACAGTACCCGAACCCACAAGCACCCACGAACACGCCTCTTCGACTTCGACAATGCATCGCGTATTTTCCTTCGAAACAACGTTACACAGCCTGCAGCTGTACACGGCTATGCTAGACTGATGGCGCGTCTATAGATTTCTCGGCATTGTTGAGCTCTgtaacgagaaacgaacgaagcGCCATACGTGTACTGTTTACAAACATCGTAGTATACAGTTTGGAAATTCACGAACGACTATAACGACTTCGGCAGggactttttttcaatccaaatAGAAGTATGGATATGCTGGATAAATGGTATTATTGGCAAATGTTTGGTAGATTAAAGTTATCGTTATGAGTACGTCTATAGATTTCGAAATGTACTTTGCGTTGAAACTTTTCCACTATGGATAACTAGTTCGGAAAGTTCACAAGTTGATTTAGCAGGAGCAGTTCGTGTATCCTACGTACCATAAAAACACCCTTCGTTGAACTGGAACAATTCAGATCGGTGAGCCGTCTCGTTCGACggggtatgtatgtatgtacatatcatGGGGCCTTGATTCTAGTGGATTATAAGTTACATATTGATTGGGGCTACGCTGCTTTGCTTCACCCAGGAGAAATTACTCAGCATCCGTGGTTCCGGAAACTTGAGACCGTGTAGTAAACTTGGTAATAGAGATATTGCACCAAGTCGCCTAATTGACGAATATTGGAGCAAGGTTGCGGTTTGGTACGCTGAGAGCCTTTCATCGTGTTAGCCATGAGCACCGGTCGTAGTACGTAGTACCTACAGGCTGGCGATATTGCCTGCTAACAACAAGAATAGGAACCACCCTACTTGGACGAGGGGATGCTCTTTCCCGGAGGTAAACGTGCGATGAAGATACGACCAGTAAGCGTGTGATTGAATAGCGAAGCTAGTGCTGGACCATCCCAGCCGGCACCATTATCGTTTAAGTTAATTGAAGACGCGAACGCAGAGCGACGGAATGGACTCGATCATGGAGTGACGAAGGAGCAACAGCCGGCTGGTGTCGAAGAAATATGCCCTTCGGACGGTGTATTGGAGCACATTTAGCGCACGCATATGATATACGTGGACCGGGGTGTCGAGTGGGCGAAAGGTCGGAGCCCATTCACCAAACCAGCTGCCTGTGGGAAACACCGTCGGATGAACCTAAGTGGGCTAAGAGCTCGTATAGCGGGAGATATGCGGCTACTAGAGAAGCTCGCCGAGCGACTGCCGACTCAACTTGAATAAATGGGATATCGATTGACGGCTCTGCGAATAATGGTATGGGCCGGGCCCTGCACCGTTGACCCCCGTTCCACTGACCCTCTTCACCCGATCGCTGATGAGACAAGCTGATCCAGCTGCTGCCCCGCAACCAACTCTGCAGTTGGTCTAGCGATTAATGATCATTTATACTGTGAGCAGATTTATGGCGGGAATGGATATGAACTGGTCCATCTCGTGATTCAACGTTCGATTATGTAATAATGGTTGTGTGTGGAAGGATGCTTTCGGTTACGACGTGGcgtatagaatattttttggtgTCAGTCTAACACTATATTTTCATGTCAATCTAATACTAGTTATCGTCAATCTAACACTATCCGAGGTTCAAGTTATGAATTGACCACGAAAATTGTCTATGGTTGTCCATATTGGTCacttttcgtcaattttttacagtgtAGATATTGACTGATTAGTAGACCGTTGAGATACGTCAGGTTTTAGCAGCGCTCTACAAGTCTCGTGACGGTGATACAACGGCTTATCGTGATACGCTCACCGATTCGTTAAGAATCGGGTTCCACGATTGCAATGATGCATATTGAATGATACTCTCAATACTGTtggtaaatataaataaacaaagccATTGAACAAGAATCATTGTCTTGAAATGAAAGGATATTCTTGATTTCCCGAGACAATTTTTCAGTGTCAAATATAACGACCACTAAAAAATGTCCCTCCTGCGCCAGGGGGAATAATTTCGTCAGATACATACgagtataaattgaatttcaagatATCAACGAGTGCAGCTTTTCGAACGGTGGCTGCAGCGAGGTCTGCGAAAACACGGTGGGAAGTTATTTCTGCGCATGTAACGGCGAGGAGAGGCTGTTATCATCGGACGGAAAAACTTGTACGGGtaagttataaaatttcgaGATTTTCGTGTCGCGTGTAATTTGTCTCGGTGTAGGTATGTCACGTGGCGCAGTAAATTCCCCAGGGTTTCGGAAGCGCGCGGATAACGTCCGCAGTCCTGTTTCCGGTTTATAGAGTGAGCTGCAGATTTACGAGGAGAGAGGTTGAGCAACCGTTGAGTTAATAATGATCCGCGATTCTCATTAATAAACTTTGCCCGACAGCTCCGCCCTTCCACGCGAACAATAGCCATGCATTGCAAAAATTCATGCCCCGATCTAATCGTCGTAATTCAGGACTAAGTCGGGATGCCATTGTTGTGCCAGCCTTCCCATTAGCATTCGTGACTCATCGGCATGTGTCACCTATATATGCATCATCCGGGGATCCGTCGAATAAGTCGAACGCCTATCGCTGCCATCCATAAGCGGCGTTATGCCCTCTGAATTGCGTCATGGTTCACCGTGACAAACGTTCGAGCAATCATTAGTTAGACAGACGTTCGGTTAATGTCATGCGACGTGGTAAAACGGCGCCGACGATGACAGCAAAGATGAATTATGCTTAGGATAATCAAGTCTCTATTACGTACAATCAATTCCCCATGTCATACCATTCCTTTCTTATATTCATATACTTTGAACGACCGGCACCgctcgaaaattcaaaaaaaaaaagaaatacttaCACAAGTTTGCTtgcaattcaatttaaaatcgCTCAAAACGTAaagatctgtaaaaaaaaaggttttgatGTACTAAGGAATGCGATCGGGATAATAGCGAAATgactatatatatgcatagtCGCGATAACCTCGGGCTACACAGCGAATGATTATTCATAGCGTGTAGTAACGTATATTTGAGAATCGCCTTGATTTACGGCTCGCTGTCCCAgtccgaatgaatttttttcccaccaccaccaccacgcCTCTTTTTGCCCCCTCCCggtttttctcccttttcaCGGGAACCGCACGAGTCGTTTTTGTTCGCTCGCTTCGCCATGGTTTTCCTCATCTGCTGGAACCCAAAGAAGAATCGCTCGGGCTGGCGGGAAAGCCCTCCACACATCCGGCAGGGCTAGGGTGGttcattttcttactttttttttaaggtgtcagtcgaaaaattttcaagaaatactgaaaaaaaaaactgtcttaAAACCCGGAGGAActaggaaaatatttttttttactctaaaTACTTTCCCACCTCCTTCaggttttacaaaaaattttttccaccatttttcacaaatttttcgactgGAACCTTGAAAAGAAAGTTACAAAATGAAACATCCTAGGCAGCGCCGTGCAGTTCGACCTGTTTTCAGACACGAAGGACGTCGCCTGTCCGGTTCTCAACCCCTCCGGCCGGGGCTACGTCATGTGCTCGCGTCTATCAGCCCCCCAGCCATGGCGCGGCAGGAAAAGGATGATTAACCGACCCGGTACAAAGTGCTTCCTTAAGTGTCCTTACGGCTACCAGCTCAGAGGAGAGTACGAGCTGACCTGCGGGACTGAAGGGAACTGGCTCGGATCCAGGCACGGGGAGTGCGTCAGTGAGTGAATTCGAGGAATGTTTTTTACACATATCCGCATCGTTTTCGGGCTGCATTTCGAGACTAGACGAGACGTAAAGCGAAATCGCAATTTCACAGAGTACAGGCTGGAGGGCGCGACAAAGTTGTaaggataattgaaaaatgcgaCTGAACCGCAATATCGGTTCACTTGCTGTTTTAGTGGAAGGAAATATTACagagagaattaaaaaacgtAATAAGTTGGAACTACACGTGTACCAATTTTTAGGAGGTTCGTGTGTTGCGAATTTGCTATTTTTTCGCTTACTTTGTTAAGAGATATGATCACACGTTGAGGATTTATCATATTCACATATTCGTAACCTATGAAGATTTGAGTAGAAacgtaagagaaaaaaaacaaagaaacactGATAATATGCAAAGCATGGAACCTAAGTATTGacttttcatttaaaattacTTTGTAATGGTTGTAAATCGTTAGATTTCATTCTTCATTGGCTTATTTTACTGAGAAGGATAACTTTCTATTCATTGCTTTACGATACTTTTTTCGTCTTGTTGGTATCGGtgcatattgaatttttcaagatagcACTGATAGTGAATTGGATTAAAAATAGTAACGTTGAAATTACTATAGACactgaaaaagaatttgttacattgtaaatttgtaaaaaatatatttcccaTCAATATAATTGACAACGTGgagtgaaatcgaacaaatttttttttaatgaaatgaaatgcgatttaaaatgaaaaatctatatCTCAACTGTTACTTGCATTTTaaataatcctttttttctttaactttcAAAATAGTCGTCGTATATCTTGTGATTACAAAACTTTCATGAATTCTCAAAGTCTGATTATCAAGTAACGAAATTACCGACAAGACATAAGAATATCGACTCACCTGTGATCTCCATGCGTGTTTTTCGACTATCGGAGACAAATCGCGCGTCTTTCTtcctcgaaatttttctaaagcTCTTACAAAACAAGCGGTTAGTCAATATCGTCTACAATAAAATCGATCAGAGTCAAATTCCAAAACGCGTGCGGAGTGCCGATCAAATCCCGAAGAATTTCCTCTTCCTTCAGGATACAGCAAGCCTCGGCTGGACTGTCCGCCAAACTTTATCGCGGAAGTTCCACCTGGGCAGTCAGAGGCTTTCGTCACCTTTACTCAACCCTCGACGGATCTAGACTGGTTCCGATACGTCAAATCCGAGCCGGCCTGGGGCATCAAACTGGAAGCTAATCTCACGCCGGGGAAGCACGTGGTCACGTTCACAGCAAAGCATCCGGTTTCGAAGAAGCAGACAACCTGCACGCTCAGCATAACCGTGAAACGTGAGTGAATGCTTCCGCAAACTTGGGCTTACACTTTTATGACCATCGTTGGTAGCTTCTTATATTCAAATCCATGTTTTttgtatgttttattttttatccacgtCGCGAGTCGATATACCCTCGAATTCTTGAGCCTCAATTCTACCTCCCTGATTCCGTAGATTTGGATGTGTGCAGGTGCCCCGGTACCGTAGCAAAATCGTAAACCGAGCTGAATAATCGATTTGCGAATCTGCATGTATACTTCGGTATGCGAGCTTCCATGTCTTGCCTGCAATTTCCGCGTACAGGCTACGAGAATATCTTCCTCTAGGAAAATTCTTCCCGAGATGAAATCACCCAGGGTCGAAATAAACTCCCTTGTTATACATCtattccatatatatatacgataggTGAAAGAAATCCGATCACCTCCGAGATGAGAATCAGATTCGTCAATGGAAtcggttactttttttcatccccagCTTCTTTTTGTtcgtaactatttttctttctaattttttttagccggtGAAGCTCCGCGGATAAAAAACTGCCCGAAAAACATTATCGTCCATGGTAGGAACAGCACGATAGTCACGTGGACCGAACCAGTTTTCACGGACAACGTCAACATCAGCAACGTCGTCAGCAATCAGGTGAGTTGAATTTATTCGGCGATTTTCCTCTGTAAACGGATCGACACTTCGCTCGCAAAAGGGCGAACGAGCTTTTCGATTCTGTCTGATCCGCTTGCGTGTAACTTCGTGTTCGGCGTATACGAACCACGTGTTATCGGGTAATAGGACAAGGTTCGTTTCGAAGGAAGCTGTATGAATGGGGAAAGGGCCTCTTTAAAATATCGTCCCCTTTCATTCGACAACAAAAGCCTCCGTTATTCCACGCTGGTGAAAAGACTCAGTAAAAAGggaatgtgtataatatacgccGGCAGAAGTCGACCTTTTTtacttatatatacctaccaacTTCACGAGCAACTCGCAGAgtccaaatttattttacgatcTATCAGGCGTACAGTAGGTACTGCGCGAAAAGTTCGTTATTCCCCACTCAACGATAAAGTTCACTTTTTTGACTTGAAAAGCGGGATGAAAGTAGCATattattctctctttttttttcctcatctgGGAGAAAAACAGCACTTTTAACCCGCATTTGCGGGAAATATTAGATCACATTTCccgcaaattaatttttcagtttttctctctttcttttccattttgaaCTACATCTCTctatattgttataaattttcaatgataTCATAGTTTTCAGAGCGATTGATGTGGCTAGAGTTGAGTCGGGAATAAAGTAGTACAATGTAACACAGAAATAAAAGTCGATTATTCCCTCGAGAAGGAATATTTATTGGTTTTAAATGTCCAGCTATATTAATGACAAATTGTTTAacttaaattgaattttattcacgtCAATCGGAATCTCTTTTTGCGCAAATTAATACCCTTCGACAAGTTTTTGTTCAAGCAAATTGCCGTGTAATGTAATGCAAGAGAAAAGACCTCAGAGTGCGAGACAGCCGTCAATCGTTGATATAAACAAAACGGGGCAACTCGTGAGCGTAACCTGATGAGCAATTAGGATTCAAGTAAagtggagataaaaaaaattagtctcgAAAGCCCGGGGAGCGTGGCAACCGTTTCACGACACGCCGCTGTCCAAGACCCCGTCATGAAATTAGTTGTGCATAATTTTCCGCAATGAAATGCAAATTTCTGAACCCTCGCCACCGGCTAGGGAGACCCGCGGCGAAGAAGCTGGCAGGGAAGCAAATGGCCGGGAAAAAAGACAAGGACAACCACCGTGGCAGCAGCGGCTCTCTACCTGCACACTAGAAATGCGCGGGGCGAGAAAATTAGTAGAGAGAATCGGGGTGGAGAACGAGAGAAATAAGTAAAGAAGGAAAGGATTTTAGTTTCGATCTGAAGAGTGGAGATTAGAAGGCGAATTAACCGTATAATATGGATACCAGCTAGTTGCCAGAGGTTTACATATAGCAGCAGAaatttgagtattttttattttttatttttcaaagagaTCTTCgtagcttttttcaatgtaataatttgataaatattatactcaAAGTACGATCATCTCGTcatataaaattaatgaaaagtaCGGATTGTCTGCTAATCAGCCTCTTTAATTATCAATgtagtaaaaatttaaacagttATACGAGTTTTCTGATTATTGAGGACTGAACTTTCCCCATATCAATGATGGTTTCTTATTTCCTCAACATTATAGAGCAACTCTTTACAAGAGACCGATTTTAAGAGTCTTTTGAGTATACAATAACGGtaatcgtataataattatattgaacatgataggtttttttttttttgtacatcagCCTAGATGTTGAAGGAAAATATCAGAGCGCGGACAAGTTTGTTTAAACTTTGGCGAACCCAATCTGACGCAGCGATTCTCACATAACCGGGATTGCTTATACCTGTAACTGCGTAGAGAAACCCTCGAAATGACCGTTGTTTGCACGCAGCCATTCGAAACCGAGcgttatatacatgtgtataggTCATATAGCAAAAGGGGTTGAAAGAGCAGAACCGCGAGAAAACCGCTGACCgcagaaaaaatagaagataTTCGAAagaatgtataaatatgtgaGGATTTACACGCGAAATGAACCACGAGTCAAGGGTAACAATTTTCTTGCCATCGAAATCGAGTCTTTTGAAAACGAATCAGACGATTCGTTCGAAGAATATCAAGCAGCATCATTCACGCTAATGCTAGTGAATACgaattaaccctttgagtcatggtgacaagttttttcaacacctattttatatccattttttgtatatttgaaCAGTTTGCagaagtttttggggtcgctaattacgaataatatgtgaaatcggatttaaaaaattcaagttggcgatccaatatggtggacgaaGAGTTCAAATTCTATCGAACCCAGAGAAAAAACTCTGCGTCCAGGGGTATTTGGGGTCACCGATTGCGAATCTGAaataagattttgaaaattcagtatttCGAATCCAATCACCGACCCCGAAGATTCCGCaccatatttcaaattttggacCGCCATATTGTATCCACCACCTTGAATTTTTAGCAATCTGATTTTAGATTCGTAATTAGCGAGCCCGAAAACCACAGAATACTATCGTGTCGTAAAAGTTGACTCGGCACAATAATGTGTGACTTAAAGAGTTAAACAGCATCTCTACCATGTAATAGAAAGTAATCGGAGCAACGATTTTCACAATCAAAACcttaaaaatgattaaactctCTCATTTGTAATCGGATTTTAAACTTTTCGGGTTTATCTTGTTCACCATAAAGATCTCGAGAGACCACGTGGTAGAGATGTTTGAAATCGTTTTATCTTGAATCAATATCGTTTCGAAATCCGACTTTGAACCCCGCCCACCAGTATTACGATCAACACGAACTGGGTTTTTGTCACTCGGATCCCGGCTGTTCCGCAGCCCCAACATCGACTTCAATTATGGCTGTAGGCTACACGGTAGACGGCTAGTGTGTTCCTTGATTAAATTTTCCCGTTGTTCGTTCCAGAATCCGGGAGCCTCGTTTCCCGTCGGTGATCACAAAATCCACTACGAGGCAAGCGACGAGGCTGGTTGGACGGCGACCTGCGATTTTCTGGTAACGATTCGCGATGACTGAACGGCTTACCTACATAAACGAACCTACAATTGCGCAGCTTTTCGCGGAAGGGAAATCGGAAGCGGAAGCTGCGATCCATAAGAAAGAATTAACGACGGAGCTGCGAAAAGGAGCGTCGATTCCTCTGATCCTGGAGTGTATAAGTTGATATATGAATAGGCGACGTTGCACCCCGAAATTATCGTAACATACCAGCGAACTGCGAATAAGATAcgaataaatttgtaatttcgaAGATTGAGTTTGGAGAGTGCATGGATAAGCTTAACTGTTCTTATTTCTTTCTGTGTATCTTACATCCCCGGAAATTGcaattgaaattaatgaacAC from Diprion similis isolate iyDipSimi1 chromosome 3, iyDipSimi1.1, whole genome shotgun sequence includes:
- the LOC124404606 gene encoding uncharacterized protein LOC124404606; this encodes MWSKGAMNVTRFKCLVIILGLNLAQGFSQNAEPGGKERRNVAGGETAGHPYDDSGLMTNPDSVFVTSTQRAKQPFDWEAFSRGEGTLEERKELLARNAREESEVVEEAVMLQGNKKAAEAFATSASPAEVGKSNHQDINETTTLLPPPRKKSRNRVGERRRRLKQFLAVMSRGNESNATASSISGAPRPGRRVNTELNSVVRRPKKDRLNTEHGRVSQRRKSGRTNPGGDKELKEARERRKRLRMERRRRRARERRRRNKIHDGSKGGKGRRNRKQKEPANVELKAVPRVSEMKLSRGRVSVDQQRDEPLTPGPTLEEGTSGGRKKLQDHRDQRQENVEREFSKQFEKELSRSAQPLTAGRPMPQPKVVDGKVGNLEDLRFAGEKILGYSGSENELPSDDANNEVFPANHLEHYRDYITNGLLLGQTSTKLRGDSYAENSKLHRETATFPGNSSEAENSISNGRDSDEVWRTDVSDMKGDLSCINGTFLPAPLSRNALIKYVKSSTPGHEYLEADYECTPGYSMATKACRLLCKDRRWIGDMPRCKLRRNPNDLCADFQCDQVCREVNGTPMCTCYKGFRQEGIKCIDVNECENGNGGCEFICLNTPGSYRCECPKGMRQGENRYTCMDINECLLNNGHGPCQDTCRNFEGGYGCSCEGLPGTVLGPNNHTCQDAGPCGTSNAGCSHTCLSTMGRVFCLCPDGFMLEDDWKTCQDVDECAVPDLQSVVCQHGCINTPGSYRCSKPSEMNDEPPSDVPKKSCELGFEPSVNNGCVDINECSFSNGGCSEVCENTVGSYFCACNGEERLLSSDGKTCTDTKDVACPVLNPSGRGYVMCSRLSAPQPWRGRKRMINRPGTKCFLKCPYGYQLRGEYELTCGTEGNWLGSRHGECVRYSKPRLDCPPNFIAEVPPGQSEAFVTFTQPSTDLDWFRYVKSEPAWGIKLEANLTPGKHVVTFTAKHPVSKKQTTCTLSITVKPGEAPRIKNCPKNIIVHGRNSTIVTWTEPVFTDNVNISNVVSNQNPGASFPVGDHKIHYEASDEAGWTATCDFLVTIRDD